One genomic segment of Belonocnema kinseyi isolate 2016_QV_RU_SX_M_011 chromosome 2, B_treatae_v1, whole genome shotgun sequence includes these proteins:
- the LOC117167014 gene encoding cytochrome c oxidase assembly protein COX11, mitochondrial produces the protein MIFNTCRLITRRYVESVRNNIVRNFSKIPNDAEKKKNMRSTVYYFTSVATVFIGLSYAAVPLYRIFCQAYSFGGTVGIVGEDDDKVEKLKPIRDRELKIRFNADTGATMRWNFKPQQNLIKVVPGETALAFYTATNPTDEPVTGVSTYNVVPFEAGQYFNKIQCFCFEEQQLNPHEQVDMPVFFYIDPDIIKDPRMEFVDEIVLSYTFFEAKEGLKLPVPSYVKKHLDNSILGKNLASS, from the exons atgattttcaaCACTTGTCGACTGATAACGAGGAGGTACGTTGAAAGCGTTCGTAATAATATTgtacgaaatttttcaaaaataccaaatgatgctgagaaaaagaaaaacatgcgCTCCACTGTTTATTATTTCACTTCGGTTGCAACTGTTTTCATCGGTTTATCTTACGCTGCCGTTCCACTATATCGAATATTTTGTCAG GCATACAGTTTCGGCGGAACTGTTGGAATCGTAGGAGAAGATGATGATAAAGTAGAGAAATTGAAACCGATAAGGGATAGGGaactaaaaattcgtttcaatGCCGATACAGGAGCGACAATGAGGTGGAACTTTAAACCCCAGCAGAATTTAATAAAAGTTGTTCCAGGAGAAACAGCTTTGGCTTTTTACACAGCCACAAATCCAACTGACGAACCTGTCACAGGTGTCTCGACCTACAACGTAGTTCCCTTTGAAGCTGgtcaatattttaataagattCAGTGCTTTTGTTTTGAAGAGCAGCAACTGAATCCGCATGAACAA GTTGACATGCCAGTATTTTTCTACATCGATCCGGACATCATAAAAGATCCTCGAATGGAGTTTGTGGACGAAATTGTCTTGTCCTACACATTTTTTGAGGCAAAAGAAGGACTCAAACTTCCTGTTCCAAGTTATGTTAAAAAGCATTTAGACAACAGTATACTTGGCAAGAACTTGGCTAGTTCATAG
- the LOC117182753 gene encoding zinc finger E-box-binding homeobox 2-like translates to MSDVKHSAQELGVLNLRHPAQRGQITPKEDQHFMCGECGKGYKWMHNLRRHQRLECGQAPTYFCNMCEKTFYRQYDMYEEYVPTVVFDDSNQQESQQWEMISSESYIPLPTSYKNKEPTSERPFQCPNCNRTYKLLDSLRRHLRAECGGKQKQFQCYFCKKDFRYRYEMSKHITTSH, encoded by the exons ATGTCTGATGTGAAGCATTCAGCACAAGAATTGGGAGTTTTAAACTTGAGACATCCAGCACAACGGGGACAAATTACCCCGAAAGAAGATCAGCATTTCATGTGTGGAGAATGTGGAAAAGGCTACAAGTGGATGCACAATTTGAGAAGACATCAAAGACTCGAATGTGGACAAGCGCCAACATATTTCTGCAATATGTgtgaaaaaacattttacagAC aatatgaTATGTATGAAGAATACGTCCCAACGGTGGTTTTTGACGACTCGAATCAACAGGAATCCCAACAATGGGAAATGATCAGCTCGGAATCCTACATTCCTCTTCCGACCAGTTATAAAAACAAAGAACCCACATCGGAACGACCATTCCAGTGTCCGAATTGCAATAGAACTTATAAATTGTTGGATAGTTTGAGAAGGCATTTAAGAGCCGAATGCGGTGGGaaacaaaaacaatttcagtgctatttttgtaaaaaggacTTCAGATATCGGTATGAAATGAGTAAACATATTACGACCTCGCACTGA